The sequence below is a genomic window from Candidatus Zixiibacteriota bacterium.
CCTCGGTCTCGGCCCGGTCCACAAGTTTGACCAGTCCTTCCACATCACGAAGCTCAGCCTCGGGGAAGCGTTCGGTGAGCCAGTGGGCCTGTTTCCAGAAGTAGCGTACTTGCTTTAGCTGCTCGACGGCCAGTGCGCGTGCCTCATCGGCGGCCTTGCGGGCGCGTATAATGTCGCGACTCGCCCATGTGTCGCTCTCTTTGGCGTTGCAGTCATTCTCGCAGGTTTCGATCAGGTGGCAGGCGAGTTTGTAGAGCAAGTCGGCCTGCATGACCAGATCGCGGCTGGTCTCGGCCAGTGTTGCGAGTCGGTCCACGGCTTCCTTTAGCTCGCCGTTAGTAGCCCTCTGTGTTTCCCATGCTACCTGCTGCTCGCTGACGGTCTGCTGGAAGGCCTCCGCATCCGCCTCGAACAGCTGGATGGCCTCGCCCAGTTCTTTGAGCGGTTCATTATGGGGCGCGTCCTTGGCCAGAGTCTTGAGGAAGGGTTCGACACTGCTGCGCAGCGAAGTCAGCGCACCGATGAAAGCGGTTATCGGTTTAACTGTTTCGTTGTTATCGTCTTTCTTAGTGAAACAGGCCGCACCCTCGGAAAGCATGCTCCTGCAGTAGCCCGCCACAAGGTCGAGATATCGCTGAGTTTCACCCCGGTAGAGCCAAACGATGGCCAGCAGGTTCTGCTCCTGCTCGGGGGAGAAATCGTAAATCTTTCGGGTTACCTTGCGGTAGATGTTGCGGGCGTCGATCATTAGCACCTTGTCTCGATGCGCTTCCGGCTTGTCGCGATTGAGAAACCACAGCTCGCAGGGAACAGTTCGGGTGTAGAAGAAGTTGGAGCGGATGGCGACCATGATGTCCACGTCGCCTGTCTCCACTAGCTTCCGGCGCACTCTGGCTTCATCACGCCCGCCACTGGAGGCCTGAGACGACATAACGAATCCAGCCCGCCCTTTTTCGTTAAGGTAGCTGTAGAAGTAGCTGATCCAGACGTAGTTGCCGTTGCTGACTTTGCCCTTCTTGTTGACACCGGGTAGGCCGAAGGGAAGTCGTGGGTCGTTCCCTACCTTGTCGGCGTCGATCTCGTCCACGTTGAAAGGTGGATTTGCCATGACGAAATCAGCTTTGCCGAGTAGCTCATGCGGGTCTTCGTAGTAGGTGATGGCCCTCTGGATATCGCCTTCCAGGCCGTGCACCGCCAGGTTCATCTTGGCGAGCCGAATGGTGGTCGCGTTCTTTTCCAAGCCGTAGAAGGTGAGCTTCTCGGTGGGGTTCTCGTGTCGCCGCTCGACAACTCGTGCACTCTGTACGAACATACCGCCCGAGCCGCAGGCAGGGTCGAGCACCGTGCCGGCGGTTGGTTCGATGATGTTGGCGATGAGCGAAACCAGCGACACCGGGGTGAAGAATTCGCCACCGTCGTGAGCCTTCTGATCGGCGAACTGTGTCAGGAAATATTCGTAGATGCGGCCGAAGACATCCCCGGAGACCTTTTTCAGCTCCTCGGGGTTGAGGGTACGCAGCAACTGGCCGAGCACGGCATTGTCAAGCTCCTGATACTCGCTCTTGGGAAGTACGCCGCGCAGGTTCTCGTAGTCTGCCTCAATGGACTCCATGGCATCGATAATAGCCTTGGCCCGGTCGGCGCTGTCGGGCAGAGAGACGAGATAGTCGAACTGGGCTTTGGA
It includes:
- a CDS encoding N-6 DNA methylase, with the protein product MSQLEHIEAIEKRLWSAADTLRANSNYASNEYFLPVMGLVFLRHAYSRFLDVKDGIEANLPTRRGKTRSLTKEDFSQKSAIFLQSKAQFDYLVSLPDSADRAKAIIDAMESIEADYENLRGVLPKSEYQELDNAVLGQLLRTLNPEELKKVSGDVFGRIYEYFLTQFADQKAHDGGEFFTPVSLVSLIANIIEPTAGTVLDPACGSGGMFVQSARVVERRHENPTEKLTFYGLEKNATTIRLAKMNLAVHGLEGDIQRAITYYEDPHELLGKADFVMANPPFNVDEIDADKVGNDPRLPFGLPGVNKKGKVSNGNYVWISYFYSYLNEKGRAGFVMSSQASSGGRDEARVRRKLVETGDVDIMVAIRSNFFYTRTVPCELWFLNRDKPEAHRDKVLMIDARNIYRKVTRKIYDFSPEQEQNLLAIVWLYRGETQRYLDLVAGYCRSMLSEGAACFTKKDDNNETVKPITAFIGALTSLRSSVEPFLKTLAKDAPHNEPLKELGEAIQLFEADAEAFQQTVSEQQVAWETQRATNGELKEAVDRLATLAETSRDLVMQADLLYKLACHLIETCENDCNAKESDTWASRDIIRARKAADEARALAVEQLKQVRYFWKQAHWLTERFPEAELRDVEGLVKLVDRAETEANDWSLTPGRYVGVAPEEEDEEFDFEEALREIHVELEDLNAEAVQLAETIKKNFEELGI